The sequence below is a genomic window from Salicibibacter cibarius.
GGCCGGGTCGAAAGATGAAGAACCGGGTTTTGATATTGGTTTGGATGACGTTCATATGATGATGTACACATCAGGAACGACTGGGAATCCAAAAGGTGCCATGATCAGCCATGGCAATACCTTATGGAATGCAATCAATAGCATCCATTTTAGGTCTATAGATGCTGAAGATACAACGTTAGCCGTTGCCCCCATGTTTCATATCGGTGCCATGGGTGTGTCGGCAACACCCCTCTTGTATAAAGGCGGGACCGTTGTATTGGAAGATCAATTCGATCCTCGTGCCGTGCTGGAATTGGTGCAAACAGAAAAACTGTCGAGTTTATTCATGGTGCCGGCCATGTGGATGGCAATGACCCAGGTGCCCAACTTTGACGACTATGACTTAAGCTCAATAAAGTACAATATTTCCGGTGGTGCCCCGTGTCCCATAACAGTCATTGAATTTTTCCAACAAAGAAATATACCGTTTTATGAAGGTTTCGGCCTTACGGAAACCGCCCCGAGCGTTAGTTTATTAGATCCGGAAAATAGTTTTCGAAAAAACGGTTCTATCGGTAAACCGTTATTCCATGTGGAAGTCAAAATTATTGATCATCATGGCCGCCAAGTGCCGACGGGAGAAGTTGGGGAGCTTTTGATTAAAGGACCGAATGTATTTGTCGGCTATTGGAATCAGCCGGAGAAAACAAAGGAAGCATTGCAAAATGGATGGTTTCACAGCGGAGATTTGGCAACGTTTGATGACGAAGGATTTCTCTATATTGTGGACCGGAAAAAAGACATGGTTATCTCCGGCGGGGAAAATGTGTATCCGATTGAAGTCGAACAGGTGCTGTTCCGGCACCCGAATATTAAAGAGGCAGGCGTTGTTGGGGTCCCGGACGAAAAATGGGGAGAAACGCCGAAAGCCTTTGTCGTTTTGGAGGATAAAAATCAGACATTGACTTTGGAAGATATTGAATCTTTTTGCGAAGGCAAGCTCGCCCGCTTTAAAATTCCGAAAGTCATTGAAATCATCGAGGAGCTCCCTCGCAATGCCACGGGAAAAGTTTTGAAAATGGCATTACGTAAAGGTGAAAAGGGTCAAGTTAAATAATCGTTTAAAAAGAGGTGAAAAAATGCCAATCGTGCAGTTAAATGATGTTGCGCAAGCGAGGTCAGGTGACAAAGGGAATAAGGTTGATCTCGGTCTTTTCGTTAACGATGAAGAACTTTATGACGTGTTGCTTGAACAGGTCACTGCAAACAGAGTAAAAGAACACTTTGAAGGGCTCGTTTTCGGGGATGTTTTCCGCTATGAGCTGCCCAATATTCTTGCTTTAAAATTTGTGTGCGAGGAAGCGTTGAATGGGGGCGGATCTTCGTCGATTCGCGTGGATAATTTGGGGAAAACATTTGGTTCAGCTCTCTTGCGCATGAACATAGAGATTTCAGATGATTTAGAGAAAAAATTAGATATGTCCAAAAGGAGGCGCTAACAATCAGACGTCAACCATATTTTACAGAAGAGCATGAAAAAATGAGGAAAACGATACGAAAATTCGTGAAAGAGGAACTCAGGCCCCACGCGGATGAATGGGAAGACGCAGGAGAGTTTCCCCGAGATATCTTTAAGAGAATGGGGGACTTAGGTTTTCTCGGATTATGCTATCCGGAGGAAGTCGGCGGCCAGGGCGGCGATTATTTTATGGCGCTCGTTTTTGCCGAAGAAATGCATGCCTGCGGAAGCGGCGGCGTCTCCATGGCAACGGCCGTACAGACCGATATGGCGACACCGCCGATCCTGAAATTCGGGACGAAAGATCAGCATGAGCGGTTTTTGAAACCGGCTTTGAAAGGTGAAAAAATTGCATCTATCGGTATATCGGAGCCGAATCATGGTTCGGATGTGGCTTCCATTGAGACGCGGGCAAAAAGAGAAGGCGATGAATGGGTCATTAATGGTGCGAAGACTTACATTACAAACGGACCGCGCGCCGACTTTATTACATTGGTCACCCGAACATCGGATGAACCGGGTTATAAGGGCATTAGCTTATTTCTCGTTGAATCGGACCGTCCCGGCTTTTCTGTCAGTAAAAAACTGGATAAAGTTGGCATGCGCGCATCGGACACGGCAGAACTGATTTTCGAAGATGTCAGAGTTCCCCATGAAAATTTGTTGGGGGTGGAAGGCCAAGGGTTTTACCAGATTATGTGGGAACTTCAAGGCGAGCGTTTAATCAGCGCCGCGGGAGCTGTTGCCGGAGCCGAGCATACCTATAATCAGGTGCTTGACTATGCAAAAAATCGTAAGCAATTCGGCAAGTCGATCGTAGACAACCAAGTGATCGCCCATCTTTTCGCAGAAATGGCAACGGAAATTGAGCTGTGCCGTGAAATGACTTATGCCACTGCCTATCGATTCCAAAAGGGGGAAGTGCCAGTCAAGGAAATCTCGATCGCGAAACTGGCTTGTTCACAGATGGCTCATTGGGTCGCGGACCGCGCCCTGCAAATCTACGGTGGAAACGGTTATATGGAGGAATATCCGGCCGCGCGTTCCTGGCGCGATTCCCGTTTGGCTCGAATCGGGGCCGGTACGGATGAAATTATGAAACAAATTATAGCGAAACAAATCGGCTTATAAGGGGAGGATACGAAGATGAGACACTGGATTTTTACAGACGAACATGAATTGTTTCGTAAAACGGTGCGAAAATTTGTTGCCAACGAAATTACGCCTAACGTCGAACAATGGGAAGAAGATGGGGAGGTTCCAAGAAGTTTATTTCATCGTTTCGGTGAACTCGGTTATTTGGGGATTAAATTTCCTGAGGAATACGGCGGAGGCGATATGGATCTCGTGACGGCAGCAGTTCTTACCGAGGAAATGGCCCGATCGGGTTCGGGAGGTGTTGGGGCTTCTATCGGGGCGCACACGAACATCGCTTTACCTGTCATCGCCAATTTCGGAAGCCATGCCCAAAAAGAAAAATACCTGAAACTGGGTATTAAAGGTGAAAAGATCGCTGCCCTCGGCATTACCGAGCCGGAAGCAGGTTCTGATGTCGCTTCCATGAAGACGACCGCAAAACGGGAAGGCGATCATTATGTTTTAAATGGATCGAAAACATTTATCACGAACGGGGTTAATTCGGATTTCGCAGTTATTGCTGCAAAAACAAAAGAAGAGCCACAGCATAAAAATATCAGTTTTTTTATCGTGGAAAAAGGAACGGAGGGCTTCACGACCGGGAAAAAGTTAAAAAAATTAGGTTGGCGGGCTTCAGATACGGGCGAATTGTTTTTTGACCATGTGAAAGTCCCCGCTGAGAATTTGATCGGCGAAGAAAATAAAGGTTTTCGTTACATTATGAAAAACTTTCAATGGGAACGTCTCGTTATGGCCCTCGGTTGTATCGGCTTAGCGGAAATAACGTTGGAAGCTGCAGTCAAATACAGCAAAGAGCGGACACAATTCGGGCGCCCGATCGGCAAATTCCAAGTGCTAAATCATAAAATGGCAGACATGGCCGTGGAAATTGAAAAAACGAAACATTTAACCTACCGTGCGCTTTATCTCTACGAAAATGGTGAAGATGCACTTAAAGAAACAACCATGGCGAAAAAGTATGCCTCGGAAATGATTAATCGCGTTACTGATCAAGCTGTGCAGATTCATGGGGGTGCTGGCTATATGATGGAATACCCGGTGCAACGTTATTGGCGTGACGGAAGAATCCAATCAATCGGCGGCGGAACGACACAAGTCATGAATGAAATTTTGGTGAAGGCGTTGGGAATTACAAATTAGTCTTACTGACACCAATATCGGAGGAAAAAAGGAAAATGAATACGATTATGTCTGAAACAAGCCCACCATTGACCATAAATATTGGAAATAGCACGTAAACTGGGCAAAAGTAGGCGTAAAGTTTGCCAAGGCGCCACTTATTTCAGTCACTCTGCAATAGCTCGGACAATCTCAAGAGGAATATTTGGAATACTGTCCGAATAGGGATAGAGTTTGGACAGTTTTACGGAAAAGTGCACTAAAAATGTCCGAAGCAGGCGTCGGTTTGGCCACTTTTGCGAGAAACGTAAGGGAATTGTCCGAAGTAAGGTACAGCTCGGCAATTTTTGCAAGGCAGTGTGGAAAAATGTCCGAAGTCGAGTCTATCGGACCCTTAAGCGTGCCCCCGTGAGAAAAACATGTATTGGGTGCGGGCGGTAGCTAACGATCCATCTTTTGGGATAAAAAAATAAAGAGTGGGGAGACGCGCGAATATTTCTTGGAGGTGCAGGATAATGGACATTTCTGTTGTGAATCGCGTGGCGATTGGAGATATTATCCGCAGGAGCGCGCGCCGTTTTCCGGAAAAGCCGTCTCTGATAGAAGATGAACGTGTCTTGACTTTTAAAGACCTCGATAAAATGTGTAATCAGTTTGCCAATTATTTGCTGAATAGCGGTTTGGAGAAAGGGGATAAGATTGCCACGATTTGCGGCAATTCCATTGAACACGCCGTTGTCTCTTGCGCCACGGCTAAAGCAGGGATGATTTGGGTGCCGATCAACCCAGGCGTTGGGCTGGACGAGAAAACGTATATCCTAAATGAAACAGGGCCGAAACTATTGATCGGAGATGCCGAATTAATCAAACGTTCATTTAATGAATTATCCGAGATCTGTCCTTTCATCCTGTTCGCTGACGAAGATTTCCATGGTGCAGGAAATACCGTTCAATATGCTTTGGAAAATCAGGATCAATCAGAACCTGATGTCCATATTGAAGATCGGGATGTGGCGCAAATCATGTACACGAGTGGAACGACCGGCAACCCCAAAGGGGTGATGATCAGCCATTTGGCTGTTTATATTTCCAGCTTGGGGAACATTATTGAAAGCGGGTATAGGCAGGACTCCGTAGCTCTTGCGATGATGCCCATGTTCCATTGTGCCCAACACGCGATGCTGACGTCGTCATTACATCACGGTAATACGGTTGTCATTTTAAAGGGATTCGAACCGGAATTATTCATGCAAACAGTGGAAAAGCACAGGGTGACGGGGATGTTTGCTTTGCCCCTCATGTATCGGGTATTGCTCGATCATCCGAAACGTGCCCACTATGATTTAAGCTCACTGGAAAAATGCATGTATGCCATGGCACCGATGGACCGAACAACACTTGAACGACTTACTGAAGCGTTCGATGCTGATTTCTTCCTTGGCACGGGACAAACGGAAATGTATCCCGCGACCATGATGTTCAAACCCGAGGAACAGTTAAGGCGTTTCGGTTCCTATTGGGGCGAATCGTCTCTGCTTGTCGACACAGCTATTATGGATGATGCTGGAAATATTGTCCCCGATGGGGAAGTTGGCGAAATCGTCCACCGTGGCCCGACGGTGATGAATGGGTATTTTAATAAGGAAGAAGCAACGGAAAAAAGCAGGGAGTATAACTGGCACCACACCGGTGACCTCGGTTACTGGGATCCGGACGGACAATTGGTGTTTGTCGACCGTAAAAAGGATATGATCAAAACCGGCGGGGAAAATGTTGCATCGATAAAAGTGGAAGAAACCCTCTTTTTACATTCAAAAGTGGCCAATGCGTCTGTCGTCGGTTTGCCCCATGAGCATTGGATCGAAGCGATTACCGCTTTTGTTACCCCAAAGCCGGGGGAAAACGTTACCGAGCAGGAGATCATCGACCATTGTGCTGAACATTTGGGATCTTTTCAAGTCCCCAAATCCGTGATTTTTTTGAAACAGCTGCCCGCGACAATGACCGGAAAAGTAAAGAAAAATGTGCTGCGCGGAGAATATAAAAATCACTATCTGCAAGCCCCCTCACATTAAAATTGTGCGTTACGACATCATTCAAGGCGGTCTCCCGAATGATGTCGTATGTTTTCCCGTTATAAAATGATGAAGACGATATAATTTTCGTAACCCTTCAAATAGGGGAGTTCGGGAAGTGTAAACAGACAGTCATAAAAATGTAGGGTTATTTTACATACATTTTACAAAGTACCGACATTTTAGGGGATTGTAGTTAAGGAGAACTAGGCTTATGATATTAGCAAATCTTTCCCAAGTCTCCAAAATGGAAATGCTTGGGTTAAGGTATTTATCTTGGGGGAAATAGGAGGTATGAAATAACTAAGGAGGAGACATATGGGGAACGCATTACGGGTTAGCAAAAAGCGTTTAGGGATTATAGCTAGCGCGGCGGGAGCCGGGCTCACGGCGTTGTTGCTTTCGCTGTTCATGTCGGGTTCGTTATTTGCCGCATTTCCGCTCGCGGGGGTTGGCGGCTTTACGATCAGTGCCGATACAATTGAAGGGGAGGATTTTGAACTATATCCGGTTATCGGTGAAACTGCTGAAAACCCGGTTTGGGCACAGGCTGCTGTTGAATTAGGAACCGCTGCCATTGATGGATTAGTATTATCGAAAAACATTAACACCGAAGATGCCCTTGGCGCTTATGGGGTGAATAGCGTAGATGTACAAGTGACATCTTCAGGTGTTGTCGAAGGGGATGATTTAAGCCTGCGTGTATCTGGCATTGACTCTAATGACTCGCAATTTGCAGGATTGGAAGTCACGGAGAATTACACCGATAATCCACTCAATGCCATTGACTTAACGGCACCGGAATTAACTTTGGATAACCCGGAGTTAAATACGCATTTCTTGTCTGCGCAAAGCATCGGGATCCCGGGCTTGAAGGTCCAAGTCATCTCTAACACGGATGATGGGAGCATCGGGGGCTTTTAAAGTAAGGCATGATTAGTCTTCTATTTCCCCCAAAATGATTAGTGGGTTTTACTTCCATACTATAGGGACTTTCTATTGTGGATCTTTTGACCTAATATTTATATCGACTGGACATGTAAAAGCTTTAACGAAAAACGAAAATTTTTTAAAAAAAATTTGTAAGCGTAAACATTTCTCAATTTTATGTTACTCCGTTTCTCGACAGGAAGGTATTTATCTTGGGGGAAATAGGATCGTTTTTTAGGAAATAAGGAGGGAGCATTTATGGGGAACGTGCTAAACGTTAGCAAGAAGCGTTTGGGATTGATTGGTGCTGCGGCAGGTGCAGGACTGACCGCAGTGTTATTGTCGTTATTCATCTCAGGATCGTTATTCGCTGCATTTCCATTAGCCGGGATTGGTGGCTTCACGATTAGTGCCGATGAAATTGAGGGGACGGATTTCTCGTTGTATCCGGCAATTGGCGAGACGGCGGAATATGAGGATTGGGCACAAGCCGGCGTTGACTTGGGAACCGCCGACATTCACGGTTTAGTCCTTTCCAAGAACATTGATACGGAAGATGCGCTTGGAGCTTATGGGGTCAATAGTGTTGATGTGCAAGTGACATCTTCAGGTGTCGTTGAAGGCGATAATCTAAGTCTAATGGTCTCCGGTATCGATGCTGTTGATTCGCAATTTACCAGCCTTGAGGTCTCGGAACACTACACCGACGACCCAATGGATTCGTTTGACTTAGCTGCACCGGAGTTATTGCTTGACGATGCGGAATTAAACACGCATTACTTGTCCGCTGATAGCATCGGGATCCCTGGCTTGCAGGTTCAGGTTATTTCTAACACGGAAGATGGAAGCATTGGAGGCTTTTAAGGCTAACATCGCTTAGCCTCCTATTTCCCCCGAAATGAATGACCTTGTCAAACGATCAGGAGGGAAGCCTTATGGCAAAATTAGGATTGATTTTTGATGCTCTGGCCATGGCGATTATTGGTCTGCTTACCGGCGCTTTTGTCGGGGGGCTCGTACTGGGGGCGGGTATGCCGGGAGGGATTGCCGGAGGAATTATGGCAGCTGCTTTGCTTGTTTTATTTACATTGACGTTTCATTTTTTGGAGTGGGATGTGGCGAACAGAAAAGTAAAATATGCAAGCATCGGCATTTTGCCCGGTGTGCTAATCGGTGGGACCCAACTCATTGGTCTTGGCATACCCGGAGCGGTTATTTTTGGAATGGTTAACGCCATTATTTTTGCTGCCATACTTGATCCCATCATTCAAAACTTGGTTAAAAAAGAACGCTACGTATTGTACCCGGGGCATTATTTGTTTGTGTTTTTACTCGGTACGATTAGCGCATTTTTGACGATTCAAATCGTCGGAATCACAAGCAGGATGGTGGATTTCGAAATGGCTGTTTCCGCACTCCCATTAGCAATGACGAACATCATCGTTTTTGGAACCGTTTTAATCGTTTATTTTATTGGATTAGCGGTGAAAAAAAGACAGCTGGAAAGTTGGCGTATGGCATTTAAGGCGAGGTGGTTGCTACTGACCTTGTCGGCAGGTTTGGGTATTGCGCTTGTGGGCGTGATCACTTCCGTTCATTATGGCATCGTTGTATCGGAAGCCTTGGTCGCAGGTGCCGCTTTTGTTCTTCCTTATGGCATAGCGTTGCTTTTGCCGCTTTCGTTTGGATACTTGGCGGCTCAAAACTCAAATCGCCCGGTAATGGGTTCGGTCTTTTCCCTCGTCGGCGGTCTGGCAGTATTGGCTTTCGGCATTAGTGTGGCTCCGATGCTATTGCTGCCGGGAAGCGGTTTAATGTGGGCCGGGCTGATTTTTGGTTTGTTTATGGTCATGTTATCTTTTGTAAGTTTAACTAAGCCGGAAATGAATGTTTTTACAGGATCTTCAATTATTATTTTTTCCATTTTGTCCTTTATCGGCGCAGCCGGTGGGTTAATCATCGGCGGGCTGCTTGGCATCGCCGGCGGAGTACTAATCGCGGCCTGGGATGGTTCTGTCTCGAAAGAGGATGACCATGATGAAATGGAAGGAGGGCCAAAAGACATCTCTTCTGCTTCCCCAAATACAGTTAGTGGATAAGAAACAACCGAGATCGGTCAGTGGAGGCATTTACTATGAAACTGTGGAAAAAAGTGAAGATGTTGAGCCTTATTACCCTCCTTGTTGTTGCTTATAGCCATCCCCGGGAGGACTGGATCAAGCTTCCGCACAAATCGATGAGGAAGAATACGGGGACTTCGATGGTTTTGTGCTGACGGTAGATCAAATTTCGGGAAGAATAAATTTGCTCGGACTGAGACCCGGGATTATTGTTGATACGCAAGTGTCTTTTACAAGTGCAGTAGCAGAAGGGTTATCTTTATCAACATTGAAGGAAACGGACCAAGGCACGATGGTGTTGACGATTGAATCGGAAACGCCCGAAGTGCCTGTTGATATCAGCTGGATGGACGTCACGGTCAATTCATTAAATATTGGAGGCTTATGCTGGCCGGAAAGACTCCTGGATGTCTGTTTGTCTGATGTCGTCATTGATACCAAAGAATTGGAATCAAGCAGTGCCGGTCTTCCGAATTTAACGATGCGGACGAGCTTTGATCCGGATGATGTAGCGGAAGTGGAAGCACAAAAGCAAATGCTGGAAGATCAGGATGATGAAGAACAACTGGAAAAACTCATTACTGCCGTGGATGAAGCTGAAGATGGAGAGTTGTCCGACAAAATCGAAAATATTTCCGATTTGCAAACAGAAATCGATCAGCTGGATGACTTGATTGTAGAGGCGCAAGATCAGCGTGAAGAAACGGATGGGCAAATGAACAGCTTGGAAGAAATGATCGATGAGGCCAATGAGTTGGTTGATGAAGCTGATTTTGAAGAAATGCAAGAAAATATGAGCAAACAACACGATGAACTGACTTCGGAATCGGAATCTTTTTCTGCGGCTGTAGAGGAAGTTGACGAACAACTGCAACATGTTCAAGACGGGGTGGAGTCCATCCGAGAAGACGTCGAGGACAGGTATGCGTATCTAGAGGATTTGGAACTGGACGGATGGTCGGAAAGCTATGAAGAGCTTGAGGAAACCGAGGATGAGCTGGAAGCGGTCGAAGACAGGGTTCAAGAAGCAAGTGAACAAGTTGATACGCTAAAAGACGATAATGAAGACGTGCATGACCGGTTGGATGTCCTTCGAGAGGAAATGGAGGACTTGGACTTCGAACCGGAGGAAGATGATGAAGATCCGGAAGAAGCGGCTGATTCCGAAGAGGATGACACTGAAGATGAAGACAAGGAGAGTCGTT
It includes:
- a CDS encoding AMP-binding protein, which gives rise to MDISVVNRVAIGDIIRRSARRFPEKPSLIEDERVLTFKDLDKMCNQFANYLLNSGLEKGDKIATICGNSIEHAVVSCATAKAGMIWVPINPGVGLDEKTYILNETGPKLLIGDAELIKRSFNELSEICPFILFADEDFHGAGNTVQYALENQDQSEPDVHIEDRDVAQIMYTSGTTGNPKGVMISHLAVYISSLGNIIESGYRQDSVALAMMPMFHCAQHAMLTSSLHHGNTVVILKGFEPELFMQTVEKHRVTGMFALPLMYRVLLDHPKRAHYDLSSLEKCMYAMAPMDRTTLERLTEAFDADFFLGTGQTEMYPATMMFKPEEQLRRFGSYWGESSLLVDTAIMDDAGNIVPDGEVGEIVHRGPTVMNGYFNKEEATEKSREYNWHHTGDLGYWDPDGQLVFVDRKKDMIKTGGENVASIKVEETLFLHSKVANASVVGLPHEHWIEAITAFVTPKPGENVTEQEIIDHCAEHLGSFQVPKSVIFLKQLPATMTGKVKKNVLRGEYKNHYLQAPSH
- a CDS encoding acyl-CoA dehydrogenase family protein; translation: MRKTIRKFVKEELRPHADEWEDAGEFPRDIFKRMGDLGFLGLCYPEEVGGQGGDYFMALVFAEEMHACGSGGVSMATAVQTDMATPPILKFGTKDQHERFLKPALKGEKIASIGISEPNHGSDVASIETRAKREGDEWVINGAKTYITNGPRADFITLVTRTSDEPGYKGISLFLVESDRPGFSVSKKLDKVGMRASDTAELIFEDVRVPHENLLGVEGQGFYQIMWELQGERLISAAGAVAGAEHTYNQVLDYAKNRKQFGKSIVDNQVIAHLFAEMATEIELCREMTYATAYRFQKGEVPVKEISIAKLACSQMAHWVADRALQIYGGNGYMEEYPAARSWRDSRLARIGAGTDEIMKQIIAKQIGL
- a CDS encoding DUF6230 family protein, which translates into the protein MGNALRVSKKRLGIIASAAGAGLTALLLSLFMSGSLFAAFPLAGVGGFTISADTIEGEDFELYPVIGETAENPVWAQAAVELGTAAIDGLVLSKNINTEDALGAYGVNSVDVQVTSSGVVEGDDLSLRVSGIDSNDSQFAGLEVTENYTDNPLNAIDLTAPELTLDNPELNTHFLSAQSIGIPGLKVQVISNTDDGSIGGF
- a CDS encoding DUF6114 domain-containing protein; this translates as MAKLGLIFDALAMAIIGLLTGAFVGGLVLGAGMPGGIAGGIMAAALLVLFTLTFHFLEWDVANRKVKYASIGILPGVLIGGTQLIGLGIPGAVIFGMVNAIIFAAILDPIIQNLVKKERYVLYPGHYLFVFLLGTISAFLTIQIVGITSRMVDFEMAVSALPLAMTNIIVFGTVLIVYFIGLAVKKRQLESWRMAFKARWLLLTLSAGLGIALVGVITSVHYGIVVSEALVAGAAFVLPYGIALLLPLSFGYLAAQNSNRPVMGSVFSLVGGLAVLAFGISVAPMLLLPGSGLMWAGLIFGLFMVMLSFVSLTKPEMNVFTGSSIIIFSILSFIGAAGGLIIGGLLGIAGGVLIAAWDGSVSKEDDHDEMEGGPKDISSASPNTVSG
- a CDS encoding acyl-CoA dehydrogenase family protein encodes the protein MRHWIFTDEHELFRKTVRKFVANEITPNVEQWEEDGEVPRSLFHRFGELGYLGIKFPEEYGGGDMDLVTAAVLTEEMARSGSGGVGASIGAHTNIALPVIANFGSHAQKEKYLKLGIKGEKIAALGITEPEAGSDVASMKTTAKREGDHYVLNGSKTFITNGVNSDFAVIAAKTKEEPQHKNISFFIVEKGTEGFTTGKKLKKLGWRASDTGELFFDHVKVPAENLIGEENKGFRYIMKNFQWERLVMALGCIGLAEITLEAAVKYSKERTQFGRPIGKFQVLNHKMADMAVEIEKTKHLTYRALYLYENGEDALKETTMAKKYASEMINRVTDQAVQIHGGAGYMMEYPVQRYWRDGRIQSIGGGTTQVMNEILVKALGITN
- the menE gene encoding o-succinylbenzoate--CoA ligase; translated protein: MTNGVGSWIVKHCNRFADKTAIVYKEKQFTYEQLNVRVNRLAHALLDIGVRKGDRVDALLFNTNEMLEAMFACAKIGAIYVPINFRLSVDEVEYIVRDSSPHHFIYDERMKPLVDQLRERMTFISDWIHVGQHPHKRDLQYDQLLAGSKDEEPGFDIGLDDVHMMMYTSGTTGNPKGAMISHGNTLWNAINSIHFRSIDAEDTTLAVAPMFHIGAMGVSATPLLYKGGTVVLEDQFDPRAVLELVQTEKLSSLFMVPAMWMAMTQVPNFDDYDLSSIKYNISGGAPCPITVIEFFQQRNIPFYEGFGLTETAPSVSLLDPENSFRKNGSIGKPLFHVEVKIIDHHGRQVPTGEVGELLIKGPNVFVGYWNQPEKTKEALQNGWFHSGDLATFDDEGFLYIVDRKKDMVISGGENVYPIEVEQVLFRHPNIKEAGVVGVPDEKWGETPKAFVVLEDKNQTLTLEDIESFCEGKLARFKIPKVIEIIEELPRNATGKVLKMALRKGEKGQVK
- a CDS encoding DUF6230 family protein, which produces MGNVLNVSKKRLGLIGAAAGAGLTAVLLSLFISGSLFAAFPLAGIGGFTISADEIEGTDFSLYPAIGETAEYEDWAQAGVDLGTADIHGLVLSKNIDTEDALGAYGVNSVDVQVTSSGVVEGDNLSLMVSGIDAVDSQFTSLEVSEHYTDDPMDSFDLAAPELLLDDAELNTHYLSADSIGIPGLQVQVISNTEDGSIGGF
- a CDS encoding AtuA-related protein — encoded protein: MPIVQLNDVAQARSGDKGNKVDLGLFVNDEELYDVLLEQVTANRVKEHFEGLVFGDVFRYELPNILALKFVCEEALNGGGSSSIRVDNLGKTFGSALLRMNIEISDDLEKKLDMSKRRR